GAGCCTCGCCCTTTCGTAACCGGGCGTACGCTTTACCGCGCGATGTATGTCACGCCGACGCGCGGGCCATAGTACGGTCGGTAATATCCGGGACCCCAGTAGGGATCGGCCACGACGACCGGCGGCGGACCACCAGGAACGACGACGGCGCCCGGCGGCGGAGAAGCCACCGCCACGCGTGTTTGTTGCATGATGGAAATCACGTGCGGGCTGACGCCGTTTTGCTGCAAGTAGATTACGTCGTTGGCTTGCAATGGGCGCTGCAGGCCCGAGGTGGCCAGTTGGTTGACAATGATTTGCTCGTCGATGCCCGAGCGAGTCATCGCGACGATGTCGTTCACGCTGACCGCGGTGGGCGGATGTCCGGTGGCGGCGGCAATTTGAGCGCGATTTTTGGCGTCAATGTTGTCCAGGGCGCCGCCAACCGCGCCGCCCGTCAGCGCGCCGGCAGCAGCGCCAATGGCGGCGCCTGCGCCGGTGTGTCCGCTGGCGCTACCGATGAGGGCTC
Above is a genomic segment from Pirellulales bacterium containing:
- a CDS encoding glycine zipper domain-containing protein, which translates into the protein MFRVISSSLVTLLAVCLAGCHSPYYADQGALAGGLGGAGLGALIGSASGHTGAGAAIGAAAGALTGGAVGGALDNIDAKNRAQIAAATGHPPTAVSVNDIVAMTRSGIDEQIIVNQLATSGLQRPLQANDVIYLQQNGVSPHVISIMQQTRVAVASPPPGAVVVPGGPPPVVVADPYWGPGYYRPYYGPRVGVTYIAR